acctttcatcaggactggagagaaggggcaaaagccagaaaaaggttgggggaggagaaggcgtgggcaggtaataggtgagaccaggttggggggggggtgaagttaGAAGCTCATTAACTATTCTTGTAACTTCCTCAGAAAAACTAATCAACAATGTTCCCTTAACAAATCCACACTGGCTGTTCTGGATTAATCTGTGCCCCTAAATAAATATTTTCACTGTCATTTCGAGTGGATTCCAGCAAATCACTCTCCACTATTACCTAACTGATTCATAATTATTTGACATATCcctttgtcattttttaaaataatggtGCAGTGTCAGGAGTCCTTTACCTAGAAAGGACTGAAAAAACTGCAGCCAGATACGTCACAATTTTCTTTTGTGCTTCTTTTAAAAGCCCAGGTTGCACTTTGCCAAAATGTGGGAGTTGGATAAGTAGATAACCCCTTTAATATTTCTTCCTTTTCTGAATATGTGTCATCCAATGTTTCACACCTGGGTGTCCTTATTACAACATTGGCATCATCCTGGTCTTTTATGAAGGCAGTTGAAAATTATTCTTGAAGAACTTTAGCAAAATGCTCATAGGAATTTTTACATTCGCCTGTTCGGAAGACGCAACATTTTTGTTGGATCCCAGTAATTTCTGCTTCTGCTAGTGAAAATTTACTGTTGGATCCTCTGTGCAGAGCTCGGTTTGGTTTGCTGCACTTTAAGGTGGTAGCCATTctgttgtgtctttttttatttagaaatacaacaCAGGAAAGGGCCCTTCTGAACCAATGAGCCCGCACCATCCATCACCAATCTGGCCAATTAAACTCtctgtctttggaacgtgggaggaaaggtACAGGTTCGTGGGGAGAACatgcatacaaattccttacagacagcggcggaattgaacccaagttgctgccgctgtaatagcgttacgctaaccactgcgctaccatGTCACCTATCTACAAAATAAAATCCAGACAAGGCTGCACATGTGCCTTTTCAGAGTCATTCCCGGAATCTGTGCCACTCCGAAACCTGGAGAAACCGAATTCCTGCACCTGCCTCCTGAATCAGGGGAAGTGTGTGAGAGGATGACGACAAACAGGATCAGGATGGAAGAAAAATGTACTCAGAGGCAGAGTTGGTGAAACAGATTTTGGAGCGAACGCTCACAGTTCCTGGACAATAAtagattcagaatcagttttattatatCTGACATAGCTGtgaatgaaatttgttgctttgtgccaGCATTGCAGCATAATACAAATAAATAGCGCGAAAGAGAGCACGTAGTCGAGGTAgcgttcattgcccattcagaaatccgatggtggaGCGGCAAGAACCTGTTCCTATAAgtattgagtgtgtatcttcaggctcctgtacctctctctgctGGGAgtagtgagaagaaggcatgtcaggggtggtgggggtcctaaTGAGGGAtggcgcctttttgaggcatctccttctgaaggtgtcctcagtgctgCGGAGGCGGGTGCCCGtgatgagtttacaactctctgtagttttttcctcatcctgtgcattggccctTTCATGCCAGACGATCAGGCAAAAGATGACAATGCTCTCCACCAGTATGcccgtctttggtgacataccaaatctcctcacactCCGTAAAAGTAGAGCCTCCGGCGAACCACCTTCTTAATTGacgcccaagaacttgaagctgctctccCCTTTGCCACTGCCGACCCTTCGATGCGTTGTCAGGTCCTGAAGTTGACgaacaattccttggtcttattgacgttgagtcTTAGTAGATAAGCAAAAGCGGAATCGATGGAAATGCTGCGGAAGTCATTAAATAGGATCTGCATTGAAGTTTCCCAGCGTCTGAGGAAAGCAGCAAACTTTTTCTCTAACCGTACGTCGCTTTCCCGTTGcgggcttccagcatctgcagcatttcaTCAGGGACGTCTTCCGCTCGGCGACTGGGACCACGCGCTGCGAGGTGACGTCACCGTGACGCAAGACGTAGACCTACAACTGCGGGCGGAAGGGTACGTAATTTCCTTTCCTCCATCTTCAGCGAGGTGAGGGAGTTAGCAGTTCGTTTGGGTGGGTGGAATCTGCCTCCATCGGTCGTTTCCTGCGCTCTGCTGGCCCGAAATCGGCACCAATGGGGCGCGGGTGGTCTTGTGCTGCGGGGCAGGCTGGTATTGCCGCGGTCGTTTCCTCTGGTGGAGGTCGATTCTGTGTGTTTTGTGGGGCGGCGCAGAGTATTGCGTCCCAGCCCTGTGCCGGATTAGTGGGTGACCGGAGAGGCCTAAGCTCTGCCAGTGTCCGTCCGTAGGCTACCCCGGGAGCTGCCTCAGCCGGCTGGAAAGGCGAAGGTGCAAAGTGGTCTAGACGCTCTGCTCTGTACCCATACTTGGTCAAAGTTTGTCTTCCACCTCTGCCGTGTGAACCTTTCAAAAGTCCCAGTGGAGCCACTTGATCTGCTTTTAAGTGGAAGTGATGTGGATGTAattaagcctaaaatgatggacTTCTGAAACTTTATCGTTTTGAAATACCTTGCCACGATCACACTGGGCCACTGGTTGATATATTTTAATCAACTGTTGTTTGTAAAAGATTGTGGTAGCTAATCTTGTTTTTTGAGTTGCATGGTCCTAGGTAACAAATTGACAGGTATCTTGGAAGTAATCTGAGAGCAAGCACTTGCTTTTTCATTAGGACTGTTGTAGCTCTGAGGTTGGATAGGTTTTTAGTGCAATGTTTCTCTGCAGAATATGGGTTGGTGTCCCAAGTAATGAGTACCAGTGCCTTGTCTCTGATCAGAAATTCAGTCTGACCTTTTGGGTAGATATAAAAGATCCTGTGGCGCTATTTTGACGAAACAGTTTAATGTAACTATCAGCCCTGAAATGCCTTGAAGGATTAAATTCAACAGAAGTCTTGATCTTAACGTTAGGTTTAAGTTTCGGTAGTTCTGAATAGATTTCCAGAATCTTAGACCTATTTTTTGGGTCAAAATCTAATTCAGTGATATCAAAGGATGGTTACACCACTCTGAGGACCTATACTATCCCATAAGTGAGCTATTCGTTCTCCAGTTGCCAAGATCTTTATGAATCATGTTTTTATCTGTTTATTTTTGATTTCATTAACTCCCAGATGGTACATTCAGACTAAAAAACAAATGCATATATTTTTCCACATGCCTGCTACATTTGACTTTGAGTTTTCTTTATTCCTATTCATAATACCTCAAATCGAGCTTTAATCTTTTGTTTTCCAGAATGAAGACCATTCTCAGCAACCAGATTGTTGATATCCCTGACAATGGTATGGTTACTTTCATTTAAAATTTTGAAGTTTGTATCATCACATCACCAACTGTTTACAAGTAACTGGTATTATCTTGTTTATAGTTGAGGTGTCGTTGAAAGGCCGTACTGTTGTTGTAAAGGGGCCCCGAGGAAAATTACGAAGAGAATTTAATCACATCAACTTGGAACTCAGTCTTCTTGGTATCAAGAAGAAAAAGGTAAGAAGTTTGCCTTTCTATTGAATTACTTAATGGAAGTGTTGAATATATCAACTagaccataaggtacaggagcagaactaggccattcagcccatcgagtctgctccgccatttcatcatggctgatccatttccctctcagccccattctcctacgTTCTCCCGTAATCATTCATGCCCTGACgagtcaagaacctattaatctcctcctcaaatacagctaatgacttggcctccacagctgcctggcaACAAaggccacagattcaccactctctggctaaagacattcctcctcatcttgtttgaaatagatgtccctctattctgaagttgtgccctctggtcctggactcccccactataggaagcatcctttccacttTCTACGCCAATGttcagtaggcttcaatgagatccttcatcataatgataagcctttcattcccagaatcatttttgtgaactaaCTTTGAAGCCTGTCCAATGTCtgctcatcctttcttagatgagggctccaagtgaggcctcaccagtgttttataaagcctcaacattatatctttgtttttctagtcctctcaaaatcagtactaacattctatttgccttcctcaccatagacttacctgcaagttaacctttagggaatcctgcacaaagattcccaagtccttttgcacctcgtattttttaattttctccccatttagaaagtttTCAGTACTTCTATTccttcatgaccatacacttcctgacactgtattccatctgccactttggtgactctcctaatctgtcttaagtccttttgcagcctccctacttcctcaacactacctgtcacTCTACTTATCCTCGTATTGGCTGCAGAGACATCAattttatcattcagatcattgacatacacTGTCAAATGAAGAGGTcccaccagtcaccagcagccaatcagaaaaggcgctctatttccactctttgcttccttaaAGTTAGTCAATGTTCTATCTATACtgttatctttcttgtaatatcatgggttgttgttaagcagcctcttgcgTGACACCTTGTCgtaggccttctaaaaatccaagtacacaacatccattgacttaGTCTAgcctgcttgctatttcctcatagttccaacagacttgtcaggcaagatttccgattaaggaaattatgctgactgtggcctgtgttatcatgtgcctccaagaaccctgaaacttcatccttaacaatcaactccaaaatcttcccaacctctgaggtcaggctaactggcctataatttcccttctgccttcctcccttcttgaatgGAAAGGCATTTTCAATTGCATCAGCCCTTCACTAATTTGCAAGACTGGagtagtatttttttaaatttggagcATGATTATCTTGATTCGAGCAGGCAGTTTATGGTTTGAAATGCATttacaagatttacaaggatgttgcttggattggggagcatgccttataagaataagttgagtgcacttggccttttctccttggagcgaaggaggatgagaggtgacctgatagaggtgtataaggtgatgagaggcattgatcatgtggatagccggaggctttttcccagggttgaaatggttgtcacaagaggacacaggtttaaggtgctgaggagtaggtacagaggagacgtcaggtgtaagtttttttttactcatggtcgtgagtgcgtggaatgggctgctggtaacggtggtggaggtggatatgatagggtcttttaagagacttttggataggtacatggaggttagaaaaatacagggctatagataagcctagtaatttctgaggtagggacatattcagcacaactttgtgggccgaagggcctgtattgtgctgtaggttttctatgtttctatgtaaccaaCCTTCGATGACATTGAGTGCTGATCTTGGTACTCAATTCTTCAGGCAACTTCAAACAGCTATTGGGCTTGTATTCTGTGTAGAAGTTTAAATTGAGTGGCATTGATTGGTTCATCTATTTTACCCCTAGGGTGGGGGAAACTTGGCTGTAGTCAGTGACACTTTTTATGTAATGGAACTGTGAAAAAGTATCTTTATATAGATTTCATTTGCTTTCCTTTTAAACTTAATACAAATTAAATTGGGAAGAATGCTGATGAATGGATGGAAATAGTATGTAATCGGGAAACCGAAGTGCATGAATGCAATGTTTAAGGTAGGGAGGAAGAGTATAGATGGATGTATGTGTAAGAATTGAAGGTTGCATTGAGATGTGGAGCAGCTTCCTGGTTTTGTGTCCACATCTGCCTGAGGAGTGAGCTGGGTCTGTTCTTGTTCGCCTGCCATCATAGCAAGTCAACAGCAGATGTCATTTTGTGGGCTCGTCACTCAGCTATGGAACACCTGGATAATGAAGATGTATATGCCAGGGTgccctttattgactacagctcagcattcaacccTCATCTATATCACCGTGACCTGGACCTTGGTATCTCCCTGTGCAGttggatcttcaatttcctcactggCAGACCCCAGCCAATTCAGATTGGCAGCATCTCCACATTCTTAACTCGCACAGGTACTGTGttcttagtcccctgctctactcaattGTGATCGTgcggctaaacacagctccaatgccgtattTAAGTTGGCTGGTGACACtgctgttggccgaatcaaaCGTGGTGATGAGGGAGATGGAAAATTTGGTTGAGCGGTGCCACAGTAACAAcctttcaatgtcagcaaaaccaaagagcttatTATCGACAACAGGAGATAAACACCGAATATCTATGAGCCAGTGCCACACCTCTCAccctcagcacagatgcacctTAGGGCTGTATATtaaaccccctcctttactctctgtatacccatgaccgtCGCCACCTATAGCTCCAATTTGCTAATTTGCTGATAAAGAGTCAGCcttcagagaagaagtcatcaccctgacacagtggtgtcaagagaaAAACCACTTACTCaacgttgcaaaaacaaaggtctgctggaggaatggagacaggttaacccctataaacatcaatggatctggggttgaaagggtgaacagctttaagtcccTCGGTACAAACCTCACCTAGGATCTCGTgtagtctgtacataccggctgtgtggtgaaaaaggcacaacagcgcctcttacCTCAGACggccccccaaattctaagaactttctaaaggggcataattgagagcatcctgactgcctgcatcactgcctagtatgggaactgtacctcccttaattacaggtctgcagagagtggtgcggacagcccagtgcatctgtagttgtgaacttcctactatttgggacatttacagagacaggtgtgtaaaaagggcccaaaggatcattggagacccgagtcaccccaaccacaaactgttccagctgctaccatccgggaaacagtaccccagcataaaagcaaggaccaacaggctctgggacagcttcttccaccatgcCATCAGacgattaattcatgctgacgcaactgtacttctatgttatattgactatcctgttcataatatttattataaattataattgcacattgaatggagatgtaatgtaaaaatttttccttatgtatatgaagaatgtaagtaataaTTCAATTCAGTGCTCATTATTggaacagaggtggagaaggtcagtagctttaaattccttagtgttagCATATCAAGGAATCAGTTCTTGAACCGGCACAGAAGTGTCAGCATAAAGAAGGCATGGCACTGCCTCTTCTGCATAGATAGGTCACGTCACCAAAAACTTTGGCAAACATCTATTGATGCGCAGTGGTAAGTGTTCTAATTGGTTGCATTGCTGCCTGCCGTGGAAACACCGAtccccaagaatggaaaagttactgaaagtaatggatacagctcagtccatcgtAGATTGAAGCCCTCCCGTCCATTCAGTACATTTCCATGGAGCAGTAACGTGGAACTGCATCTGTTCATcgaagacccccaccacccaggtcatgccctcttctctctaTCCACCGATGGGCAGGTTGGATAGAAGCCTTGCGTCCCAAATcttaggttcaggaacatttattactcaactatcaggctccagAATAAGTGTGAATAGCTtcattcaccacaactctgaactcatTCTGCAACCTgcagattcattttcaaggactctttgcaactcatgttcttgttacTTTCATTTGCTCAGTTTCTTTtatcattggttgtttgtcagtccttgcCTGTTTATTATGTGTAGTTTTCTCATATTATTCTGTTGTATTTTTCTCCTGGGAATGTCTGCAATAACATTAATCTTTAAggtggtatatggtaacatacctaacgtagtaaatttactttgaacttgatttGGAGAAGGAAAATTGACCAGGATTTCCCTTTTTGTCTTCAAAATGGATACACCACAATTTGCACTTTCAATTCAATAGTCATTTGAGTAACTAATAAAAGCAGAACTGGTCTGGCATGAGTGGAATGGCTGGTTTATACTAGCAGATTTTCTTCAGCTTTGTTTCTGTTTAAGGATTCAAGGTGATCTCAGTAAAGCACTACTGTGGATAAATATATTTGTGAAATTGAATTTTATCTTAGGTGAAGCTTATAACTAATATAAATTAGATGTATTAGAATATAAATTAGAATTATTGCTTGGTATTTGCTCCAAATTGTGTTCTTAACATTACTAAAACATAACATACTGAACTTAATTATAATTATAGTCAGTGTACTGTCATACACATTAAAGCAATGCTGTGTAACCATTTTGCAAATCAGTAACATCTATATAACTAACGTGGTTGTTTGTATTTCTAAGCTTCGAGTTGACAAATGGTGGGGTAACAGGAAGGAGTTAGCAACAGTGCGGACAATCTGTAGTCACGTCCAGAACATGATCAAGGGTGTCACAGTGGTAAGTAATTAGAATGAGTGAGCTTCTTCGTTGCTGAGCTTGGTTTCATTGTGTACAACTACCTGGATACTAAAAATTCTCGTCTTGTCTAATTTGAAATTCATCAGTTAATCTTCCTACCCTAACCACGGATGCTGATGGTTTTTCTTTTACCATCAGTCTTGTTGATATGGTTGGCTAAAACCAATGCAACCGCTTCTGTGCTTTCAACCACAGTTAATGATGATAACTTACCACAGCAAATGTTTATGGATAAATCTGTTAGATATATTATTCTTAATGTTTCTAATTCTATCTGCTTTTTTCCTCCTTCCAGCAACTTCTACAGCCCCATAGCAAACATTTGGTGGACATTTGATACTGAGTAATTGTTGCTTGAATGTTGAATCTGTTAATGTTTCGTACAGTATGGTTATCATGTCTAATTGAAAGTTTCAAATTTATGAAATGTATCTAATTTTTGTCCAATTTTTCCAAAATTAGGGTTTCCGTTACAAGATGAGATCTGTGTATGCTCATTTCCCTATCAATGTGGTTGTTCAAGAGACAGGGTCTCTGGTAGAGATCCGTAACTTCTTGGGAGAGAAGTATATTCGTAGAGTCCGTATGAAGCCAGGTGAATACAAGAATACTTAGAATTTCTGAAAATATTTTTGAGGGAATATAGGTTTGTTGCAATTGCATTAATTGTCCTTTCTTTCTTGCATCAGGTGTTACGTGTATTGTTTCCCAGGCCCAGAAAGATGAGCTTGTTCTTGAAGGAAATGATATTGAGCTGGTGTCAAACTCTGGTTAGTATGGTACAGTCACCTTGGGTGTCTGACTtctcagtaaaattgaaattatCAGTCTAGTTTGTACAACCTTTTTTAAAGCTACATCTTGCAGGATCTGCACAATATATGTTTAATATTTCATGGATGAAGGAAGTCAGTAGCACTAAGAatttgtacagtcggccctccttatccgcgagttccacatgcgcgaattcaaccaaccgtgaatcgagaaaacccggaagtgctcttctagCACTTGTTCAaaaatgtacagacttttttcttctcattccctaaacaatgcagtataacaactattttacatagcatttacattgtattaggtattatttaaataatctagagatgatttaaagtatacggggggatgtgcgtgggttatcgtggatcgggatcgaaaaaaatcggaagttctcttagtAAGTCaggacaggtacatccggtattatttagcgccaGTTAGTTAAaggtttgtcttagtatatagtatatattttacctttctatgcatataaaacacttaagaacgcatgtttcagtgccgggctcggGAACAGAAGTTCCGGAGTTCAATCCAGTGTCAGATTGCTTCCAAGCGCACGCTCCATCAGTGCCTGATTGATGTGGAGAATCGAAAACCCGAAACCCAGTAATTaagccactgcgttgcttagtaataattgtagctttcatcggggcagggcctttctcacttaatcc
The Hemitrygon akajei chromosome 13, sHemAka1.3, whole genome shotgun sequence genome window above contains:
- the rpl9 gene encoding large ribosomal subunit protein uL6 isoform X2; this encodes MKTILSNQIVDIPDNVEVSLKGRTVVVKGPRGKLRREFNHINLELSLLGIKKKKLRVDKWWGNRKELATVRTICSHVQNMIKGVTVGFRYKMRSVYAHFPINVVVQETGSLVEIRNFLGEKYIRRVRMKPGVTCIVSQAQKDELVLEGNDIELVSNSAALIQQATTVKNKDIRKFLDGIYVSEKGAVVETSA
- the rpl9 gene encoding large ribosomal subunit protein uL6 isoform X1 translates to MKTILSNQIVDIPDNVEVSLKGRTVVVKGPRGKLRREFNHINLELSLLGIKKKKLRVDKWWGNRKELATVRTICSHVQNMIKGVTVGFRYKMRSVYAHFPINVVVQETGSLVEIRNFLGEKYIRRVRMKPGVTCIVSQAQKDELVLEGNDIELVSNSAALIQQATTVKKKDIRKFLDGIYVSDKGTVVAQCGE